A section of the Chryseobacterium ginsenosidimutans genome encodes:
- a CDS encoding DNA polymerase III subunit, which yields MNWENIAGHENLKKLLRDSIAENRVSHAQLFVGKEGYGTLPMVLAYAKEVLSQENEHAASKVEHLNHLDLHLSFPVFTDNKNSLSKNKFEEFREMIMASPYASYDDWAAFLESENKQLFISADEIDDQNQKFSLKSFEGGTKVLIVWRADKMNVAASNKFLKFLEEPPAKTIILLTAESSNDILPTILSRTQIVEIPRINDQDIENYLRKNFNIADEKAKEIVHEAQGDLNDAIKLLQSGNKNEEFEKLFVQWVRDAFMVKKKPGFLKNIILWAREIAGWNREKQKNFLNYCSEIFRLALLQNYQSESLVYKKIDANGFNWIGFSKFISGANIESILEEISTADLHLTRNGNPKIVWTDLGIKLSRYIHKNS from the coding sequence ATGAATTGGGAGAACATTGCCGGACACGAAAATCTGAAAAAACTTCTAAGAGACAGTATCGCCGAAAATAGAGTAAGCCACGCCCAGCTTTTCGTAGGAAAAGAAGGTTATGGTACGTTACCCATGGTTTTAGCCTATGCAAAAGAAGTTCTGAGCCAGGAAAATGAACATGCTGCTTCAAAAGTAGAGCATTTGAATCACTTGGATCTGCATTTAAGTTTCCCGGTTTTTACTGACAATAAAAATTCTTTAAGTAAGAATAAATTTGAAGAGTTCCGCGAGATGATCATGGCTTCTCCTTACGCAAGTTATGACGATTGGGCTGCTTTTTTGGAGTCTGAAAACAAGCAGCTTTTCATTTCTGCAGATGAAATCGACGATCAAAATCAGAAATTTTCATTAAAAAGCTTTGAGGGCGGAACAAAGGTTTTAATTGTTTGGAGAGCTGATAAAATGAATGTTGCAGCTTCCAATAAATTTCTGAAATTTTTAGAAGAACCCCCTGCAAAAACGATTATTTTATTGACAGCAGAGTCTTCCAATGATATTCTTCCGACAATTCTTTCGAGAACTCAGATTGTGGAGATTCCCAGGATTAATGATCAGGATATTGAGAATTATTTAAGGAAGAATTTTAATATTGCTGATGAAAAAGCAAAAGAAATCGTTCATGAAGCACAGGGAGATTTAAATGATGCAATCAAGCTGTTACAATCAGGAAACAAAAATGAAGAGTTTGAGAAACTTTTTGTACAGTGGGTTCGCGATGCCTTTATGGTAAAAAAGAAACCGGGTTTTCTGAAAAATATTATTCTTTGGGCAAGAGAAATTGCAGGCTGGAATCGCGAAAAGCAAAAGAACTTTTTAAACTATTGTTCTGAAATTTTCAGGCTGGCTTTGCTTCAGAATTATCAGTCGGAGAGTTTGGTTTACAAAAAAATTGATGCCAATGGTTTTAATTGGATTGGCTTCTCAAAATTCATCAGTGGAGCTAATATTGAAAGTATTCTGGAAGAAATAAGTACCGCCGATCTGCACTTAACGAGAAACGGAAATCCTAAGATTGTCTGGACAGATTTAGGAATAAAATTATCAAGATATATTCATAAGAATTCATAA
- a CDS encoding SRPBCC family protein, protein MNLEGRKIIVNKSSKELVEVLKSPENYKDFMPDGLQKFETREDGFKFGLQGMPEIALKIDEVNDQKAVLKSASSSLDFSLTATIKPLNENQTEVQMLFEGKFNPFIKMMVEKPLQNFINTLTDKIEAYK, encoded by the coding sequence ATGAATTTAGAAGGACGAAAGATTATTGTCAATAAATCATCTAAAGAATTGGTAGAAGTACTAAAATCTCCGGAAAATTACAAAGATTTTATGCCGGATGGTCTTCAAAAGTTTGAAACAAGAGAAGATGGATTTAAATTCGGGTTGCAAGGGATGCCGGAAATTGCTTTAAAAATAGATGAAGTGAACGACCAAAAAGCAGTTTTGAAGTCTGCAAGTTCAAGTTTAGATTTTTCTTTAACAGCAACTATAAAGCCTCTAAACGAAAATCAGACTGAAGTACAGATGTTATTTGAAGGAAAATTCAATCCGTTTATCAAAATGATGGTAGAAAAACCTCTTCAAAATTTCATTAATACTTTGACGGATAAGATCGAAGCTTATAAATAA
- a CDS encoding glyoxalase has translation MINKLDLRESLQIPVLETSTVQESFQNQTLRPILKLQNELYLSLFTSYATRQNADFSSLSITKKNDFVEQSLQKDNVLKSTFIGITIGMFTLQELDIYNVDSKAFNKRIVAMLTERLKSQVK, from the coding sequence ATGATCAACAAATTAGATTTAAGAGAATCTTTACAAATTCCTGTTTTAGAAACAAGTACTGTACAAGAATCGTTTCAGAATCAAACGCTGCGTCCCATTTTAAAATTGCAGAATGAACTGTATCTATCATTATTTACAAGCTATGCAACACGTCAGAATGCAGATTTCAGTTCTTTATCTATAACAAAAAAGAATGATTTTGTAGAACAAAGCCTGCAAAAAGACAACGTATTGAAAAGCACTTTTATCGGAATAACCATCGGAATGTTTACTTTGCAGGAATTGGATATATATAATGTTGACAGCAAAGCTTTTAATAAAAGGATTGTTGCGATGCTGACAGAAAGATTAAAAAGTCAGGTCAAATAA
- a CDS encoding HlyD family secretion protein, protein MENNTTQATEPKKKKSLVFPIILAVVLIGGGIYGFKTYSYGQVHEETDDAQIASNLAPVISKISGYVTEVKVKDNQFVKKGDTLVILDNRDQKMALQQAEAALSTAKSNISNAQASTTATSKNIGSSEAAVTTANAQIEAAKVNVWKTSQDLKRYSVLVKDHSITEQQYEQALAAKQTADRQLQVLVDQRNQIAQQTGIASSQTAASSQQISVAGSVAKQREVDVENARLNLSYTVILAPEDGYVGKVPIQAGQYLQAGSQLFALVKNDQKWVVANFKETQVDKMVEGQKVKIEIDAFPDQEFEGVVSSFSPATGATFSILPPDNASGNFVKVVQRLPVKIDFVNLDKNIAKKLRTGMNVKAEVSLK, encoded by the coding sequence ATGGAAAATAATACTACACAAGCGACTGAACCTAAAAAGAAAAAAAGTTTAGTTTTCCCGATAATTTTAGCGGTTGTTTTAATCGGTGGAGGAATCTACGGGTTCAAAACATATTCTTACGGTCAGGTTCATGAAGAAACTGATGATGCTCAGATTGCCTCAAATCTTGCTCCTGTAATTTCTAAAATATCAGGATATGTAACTGAAGTGAAAGTAAAAGATAACCAGTTTGTAAAAAAAGGAGATACATTGGTTATTCTGGATAACAGAGATCAGAAAATGGCTCTTCAACAAGCTGAAGCGGCATTGTCTACAGCAAAAAGCAATATTTCAAATGCTCAGGCTTCTACAACAGCGACTTCAAAAAATATAGGTTCTTCTGAAGCAGCGGTAACCACTGCAAACGCACAGATCGAAGCTGCAAAAGTAAATGTTTGGAAAACTTCTCAGGATCTGAAGAGATATTCTGTATTGGTAAAAGATCATTCTATCACAGAACAGCAATATGAGCAGGCTTTGGCAGCAAAACAAACGGCCGACAGACAGTTGCAGGTTTTGGTTGACCAAAGAAATCAGATTGCTCAGCAAACAGGCATCGCATCTTCTCAAACGGCTGCAAGTTCTCAGCAAATCAGTGTTGCAGGTTCTGTGGCTAAGCAAAGAGAAGTTGATGTTGAAAATGCCAGATTAAACTTATCATACACCGTAATTCTTGCTCCTGAAGACGGATATGTAGGAAAAGTTCCAATTCAGGCAGGACAATATTTACAGGCTGGTTCGCAGTTATTTGCTTTGGTTAAAAATGATCAAAAATGGGTTGTAGCTAATTTTAAAGAGACTCAGGTTGATAAAATGGTAGAAGGTCAAAAAGTAAAAATTGAAATAGATGCTTTCCCTGATCAGGAATTTGAAGGAGTGGTAAGCTCATTCTCTCCGGCAACGGGTGCTACTTTCTCAATTCTTCCTCCGGATAACGCAAGTGGTAACTTCGTAAAAGTTGTTCAGAGACTTCCTGTAAAAATTGATTTTGTGAATCTTGATAAAAATATCGCAAAAAAATTAAGAACAGGAATGAACGTGAAAGCAGAAGTTTCTTTGAAATAA
- a CDS encoding DNA-3-methyladenine glycosylase I, producing the protein MSYCAAIDGMQPESRRELHKKYHDNHYGFPIHDDNELFGRLIMEINQAGLSWETILKKEESFRLAYDNFNIQKVAAYTEQDRERLLADPGIIRNKLKVNAAIENAKTIIALQEEFGSFEKWLEHHHPKTLQEWMKVFKKTFKFTGGEIVNEFLMSIGYLKGCHTESCPIFDKVLKHDPMWNKG; encoded by the coding sequence ATGAGTTATTGTGCAGCAATAGACGGGATGCAGCCTGAAAGCAGGCGAGAACTTCATAAAAAATACCACGACAATCATTACGGTTTTCCTATTCATGATGATAATGAACTGTTTGGAAGACTGATTATGGAAATTAATCAGGCAGGATTAAGCTGGGAAACGATTTTAAAGAAAGAAGAAAGTTTTAGATTGGCGTATGATAATTTTAATATTCAAAAAGTAGCGGCTTACACGGAACAGGATCGCGAAAGATTATTGGCTGACCCCGGAATTATCAGGAATAAATTAAAAGTAAATGCAGCTATTGAAAATGCAAAAACCATTATTGCATTGCAAGAAGAATTCGGTTCTTTCGAAAAATGGCTGGAACATCATCATCCGAAAACATTACAGGAATGGATGAAAGTTTTTAAGAAAACCTTCAAATTCACAGGTGGTGAAATTGTAAATGAGTTTCTGATGAGCATCGGCTATCTGAAAGGATGTCATACCGAAAGTTGCCCCATATTCGATAAGGTTCTGAAACATGATCCAATGTGGAATAAAGGGTAA
- a CDS encoding DHA2 family efflux MFS transporter permease subunit, with translation MQDSLVEYGARRVIITITAILCALLEIVDSTIVNVALNEMKGNLGATLSEVGWVITAYAIGNVIIVPMTSWLSQQFGRRNYFAASIVIFTIFSFLCGNADNIWELVFFRLCQGIGGGALLVTSQTIITESYPVEKRSMAQAIYGLGVIIGPTLGPPLGGYIVDNFSWPYIFYINIPIGIAATLMTLQFVKSPKYAEKRKASDVDWIGIALLAITVGSLQYILERGHEEDWFASGWIVLFTVSAVLGFILFLWRELTFKYPIVELRVLKNSNLRIGTVMSFVLGFGLYGSTFIVPLYTQSILGWTALQSGALMIPAALTTAFMMPIIGRLLSKGAKQQILVALGLFVFFIYSFWGYKILTPDTSKEAFFWMLMVRGAGLGLLFIPITSLSLSTLKGQEIGQGAAFTGMMRQLGGSFGIAAITTFIANASQKYRLSLISHLDETDFAVQQRLEALKGSFIAKGMTPDAAMNAAYKILDLNVTKQATVLSYMDVFLYLGIAFLICIPFILFIRERKSKEKIDLSEAMH, from the coding sequence ATGCAAGATTCATTAGTAGAATATGGAGCCCGAAGAGTAATCATCACGATTACGGCAATTCTTTGTGCTTTGCTTGAAATTGTAGATTCCACGATTGTAAACGTTGCCCTTAATGAGATGAAGGGGAATCTTGGAGCTACACTTTCTGAAGTAGGCTGGGTAATTACAGCGTATGCTATCGGTAACGTAATTATTGTACCGATGACGAGCTGGCTGTCTCAGCAGTTCGGACGAAGAAACTATTTTGCCGCTTCAATTGTTATTTTTACCATATTTTCATTCTTATGCGGGAACGCAGATAATATCTGGGAATTGGTATTTTTCCGATTATGTCAGGGTATTGGTGGTGGAGCATTATTGGTAACTTCGCAGACGATTATTACGGAATCTTATCCGGTTGAAAAAAGAAGTATGGCTCAGGCGATTTATGGGTTGGGAGTAATTATTGGTCCTACTTTAGGTCCGCCTCTTGGAGGTTATATTGTTGATAATTTCAGCTGGCCGTATATTTTCTATATTAATATTCCTATTGGTATTGCTGCGACTTTAATGACTTTACAGTTCGTGAAAAGTCCTAAATATGCAGAAAAACGTAAAGCTTCGGATGTCGACTGGATTGGTATTGCTTTATTGGCTATTACTGTTGGCTCTTTACAATATATTTTGGAAAGAGGTCATGAAGAAGATTGGTTTGCAAGTGGATGGATTGTATTATTTACAGTATCAGCGGTTTTAGGATTTATATTATTCCTCTGGAGAGAACTCACCTTTAAATATCCGATTGTAGAATTAAGGGTTTTAAAAAACAGCAACTTAAGAATCGGTACAGTCATGTCCTTTGTATTAGGATTTGGATTATATGGTTCTACCTTTATTGTTCCGTTGTATACGCAGAGTATTTTGGGATGGACGGCTTTACAGTCCGGAGCTTTGATGATTCCTGCTGCGTTAACAACCGCTTTCATGATGCCGATAATTGGCCGATTGCTTTCAAAAGGGGCAAAACAACAGATTTTGGTTGCTTTGGGATTATTTGTATTCTTTATTTATAGTTTCTGGGGATATAAAATTTTGACTCCAGATACAAGTAAAGAAGCCTTTTTCTGGATGTTGATGGTAAGAGGAGCAGGTCTAGGATTGTTATTTATCCCGATCACTTCATTATCATTAAGTACATTGAAAGGTCAGGAAATCGGTCAGGGAGCAGCTTTTACAGGAATGATGAGACAGCTTGGAGGTTCTTTTGGGATTGCAGCAATTACTACATTCATTGCCAATGCGAGCCAGAAATACAGGCTGAGTCTGATTTCCCATCTGGATGAAACAGACTTTGCAGTTCAGCAAAGATTGGAGGCTTTAAAAGGAAGCTTTATAGCTAAAGGAATGACACCTGATGCTGCAATGAATGCAGCGTATAAAATACTTGATCTTAATGTTACCAAACAAGCAACAGTGCTATCTTATATGGATGTTTTCCTTTATTTAGGGATAGCGTTTCTTATCTGTATTCCGTTTATCTTGTTTATAAGAGAGAGAAAAAGCAAAGAAAAAATAGATTTGAGTGAAGCCATGCACTAA
- a CDS encoding MazG-like protein, with translation MDHNNLDKIIQRSLEIREKYHQLEIQQNGKKWTVEQDALAFLTDAGLAGRNVMSHQKTWSKSNSAEELEHKLSENIWWLIILADRTGTDIKEALNKFLTKTENILK, from the coding sequence ATGGATCACAATAATTTAGATAAAATCATACAGCGTTCCCTGGAAATCAGAGAAAAATATCATCAACTGGAAATTCAGCAGAACGGAAAAAAATGGACAGTGGAGCAGGACGCTTTGGCTTTCCTTACAGATGCAGGTTTGGCAGGAAGAAACGTAATGTCGCACCAGAAAACATGGTCAAAATCAAATTCAGCGGAAGAGCTTGAACATAAATTAAGTGAAAATATCTGGTGGCTGATTATTTTGGCAGACAGAACGGGAACTGATATTAAAGAAGCCTTAAATAAATTTTTAACGAAAACAGAAAATATACTGAAATGA
- a CDS encoding alpha/beta hydrolase: protein MKTKLTFKKPNLILLIVALFISTNIYSQETKTIKNVVLVHGAFVDGSGWQGIYNILVKKGYNVSVTQHTLMSFDDDVKAVNRIIDQQDGPCILVGHSYGGAIITTAGNNSKVAGLVYVAAHAPDDGESEADNGKTYPPAYKSLIKGEDGLDYINPEKFPEDFAGGVSKEKAKFMAVSQTPTADVAFHAIIKNPAWKTKPSWYVVAKSDRIINPDLERMYARRAKSTVIEVDGASHCVFMTHPNEVANLIVSASNAKK from the coding sequence ATGAAAACAAAACTAACATTTAAGAAGCCAAATTTAATATTGCTGATTGTAGCTTTATTTATTTCCACTAATATTTATTCACAGGAGACAAAAACGATAAAAAATGTTGTGCTTGTACATGGCGCATTTGTTGATGGTTCCGGTTGGCAAGGAATTTACAATATTTTAGTAAAAAAAGGGTATAATGTTTCTGTTACACAACATACGCTCATGTCTTTTGATGATGATGTAAAAGCTGTAAATCGTATTATAGATCAGCAAGATGGGCCGTGTATTTTGGTAGGACACAGTTATGGAGGAGCAATTATCACAACTGCAGGTAATAATTCAAAAGTTGCAGGATTGGTTTATGTGGCAGCACATGCTCCGGATGATGGTGAATCTGAAGCTGATAATGGAAAAACTTATCCTCCGGCTTATAAATCTTTAATAAAAGGAGAGGACGGATTAGACTATATCAATCCTGAAAAATTTCCCGAAGATTTTGCAGGAGGAGTATCAAAGGAAAAAGCAAAATTTATGGCTGTTTCTCAGACTCCGACGGCTGATGTTGCTTTTCATGCCATTATTAAAAATCCTGCATGGAAAACAAAACCAAGCTGGTATGTTGTGGCAAAATCAGATAGAATTATTAATCCTGACCTTGAAAGAATGTACGCAAGAAGAGCAAAAAGTACTGTGATAGAAGTAGATGGAGCCAGTCATTGTGTGTTCATGACTCATCCTAATGAAGTTGCGAACCTAATTGTTTCTGCCTCTAATGCGAAAAAGTAG
- a CDS encoding TolC family protein encodes MKKINNSVLALALFVGIANANAQEKKTLTLDEAVQLGIQNSKNLKIDAAKIEEATADLLEAKNRQLPELKVSGSYMYLPIKPTVDIKLPGVSGAGGPEVHQVAYGSVNLSVPIYSGGRIKYGIQSAKYLVEASKLSTENDKVAIAYNVAQAYNNLFKANQSIKVLEENLTASQKRDETFLKLENNGVIARNDRLKANLQTSNLELQLLEAKNNYNIANINMDLLLGIPETTEIEVDQNYIDEGADVKTVDFYLNEARENRKDLQALDQQRKAAELGTKSAKAENLPSVAFTGGYVAADIPKFLTIYNAVNVGVGISYNLSNIWKENSSLKQSKAREMQLAATNELLNDNIKLDVNREYQNTDYSKKRIAVFEKSAEQANENYRITKNKYDNGLATMTELLDADAAQISANVGVINAKADAALAYRKLLQTTGTLTFK; translated from the coding sequence ATGAAGAAAATTAATAACTCAGTTCTTGCACTAGCCCTGTTCGTGGGAATTGCAAACGCAAATGCTCAGGAGAAAAAGACACTTACTCTTGATGAAGCTGTGCAGTTGGGTATCCAAAACAGCAAAAATCTAAAGATCGATGCAGCAAAGATTGAAGAAGCTACCGCAGATCTTTTAGAAGCTAAAAACAGACAGCTTCCGGAACTGAAAGTTTCAGGCAGCTATATGTATCTTCCTATAAAACCAACGGTAGATATTAAACTTCCCGGTGTTTCAGGAGCAGGAGGTCCGGAAGTTCATCAGGTGGCTTACGGTTCGGTTAATCTTAGTGTTCCGATTTACAGCGGAGGAAGGATAAAATATGGTATTCAGTCGGCAAAATATTTAGTGGAAGCTTCAAAACTTAGCACCGAAAATGATAAAGTAGCAATTGCTTACAACGTTGCTCAGGCTTATAATAATTTGTTTAAAGCCAATCAATCAATCAAAGTTTTAGAAGAAAATCTTACTGCTTCTCAAAAAAGAGATGAAACTTTTCTTAAGCTTGAAAATAATGGAGTAATTGCAAGAAACGACAGATTAAAGGCAAATCTTCAGACCTCAAATCTTGAGCTTCAATTATTGGAAGCAAAAAATAACTATAATATTGCCAACATTAATATGGATTTGCTGTTGGGTATTCCTGAAACTACAGAAATTGAAGTAGATCAAAACTATATTGATGAAGGTGCAGATGTAAAAACGGTTGATTTTTATCTGAATGAAGCAAGAGAAAACCGTAAAGACCTGCAAGCTTTAGACCAGCAAAGAAAAGCAGCAGAATTGGGAACGAAATCTGCAAAAGCAGAAAACCTACCTTCAGTTGCATTTACAGGAGGTTATGTTGCGGCAGATATTCCTAAATTTTTAACGATATATAATGCTGTAAATGTAGGAGTTGGGATTTCTTACAATTTATCGAATATCTGGAAAGAAAATTCATCATTAAAGCAGTCGAAAGCCAGAGAAATGCAATTGGCAGCAACAAATGAATTATTAAATGACAATATTAAGTTAGACGTCAACAGAGAATATCAAAACACAGATTATTCTAAAAAGAGAATCGCCGTTTTCGAAAAATCTGCAGAACAGGCTAATGAAAACTACAGAATCACAAAAAATAAATATGATAACGGTCTTGCAACCATGACAGAACTACTGGATGCAGATGCCGCTCAGATTTCGGCAAACGTTGGAGTAATTAATGCAAAAGCAGACGCAGCGTTGGCTTACAGAAAACTATTACAGACTACAGGAACTTTAACATTTAAATAA
- a CDS encoding TetR/AcrR family transcriptional regulator — protein sequence MISKEENILFAAEILFAEKGFEGTSTREIAKAANVNISMISYYFGSKEKLYEKLVEYRMSEGQFFSKDIMERTDINEWEKIEKIVDQFSGKVRHNKCFYRIMQREQLHAENPQIVEFLKETKMGFIAMYSKILESGLQKGVFTKNPPIYLLHSTVSGTLFYASNAKEMYKEFLNNTEEEDIFDEKYYTELNIHIKYLLKDLLGYEEN from the coding sequence ATGATTTCAAAAGAAGAAAATATATTGTTTGCTGCCGAAATTCTTTTTGCTGAAAAAGGCTTCGAAGGAACTTCCACAAGGGAAATCGCCAAAGCGGCAAATGTGAATATTTCTATGATCTCTTACTATTTTGGTTCAAAAGAAAAGCTATACGAAAAGTTGGTGGAATATAGGATGAGCGAAGGTCAGTTTTTTTCAAAAGACATTATGGAGAGAACAGATATTAATGAGTGGGAAAAAATTGAAAAAATAGTAGATCAGTTTTCGGGGAAAGTAAGGCATAATAAGTGCTTTTACAGAATTATGCAGAGAGAACAGCTTCACGCTGAGAATCCCCAGATTGTAGAATTCTTGAAAGAAACAAAAATGGGATTCATTGCTATGTACTCAAAAATATTGGAAAGCGGATTGCAGAAAGGTGTTTTTACTAAAAATCCTCCGATTTATCTGCTTCATTCTACAGTGAGCGGGACATTATTTTATGCGTCTAATGCCAAGGAAATGTATAAAGAATTCCTTAACAATACTGAAGAAGAAGACATTTTTGACGAAAAATATTACACAGAACTTAATATACATATAAAATACTTACTAAAAGACCTTTTAGGTTATGAAGAAAATTAA
- the lptC gene encoding LPS export ABC transporter periplasmic protein LptC has protein sequence MMFIRNISYKKNIAYLFSCAIFFIIMSCEEDLTKKGGKQSKNFPSQIINNANIIQRDSGFVSMRAKAPIIEKYELIDSPYTVARKGIDIQFFDKKKPKIPGTIKAKYAKFYDYKKFYEAKGNVRITTNEGDRFAMQSVYWDQMKKNIYTHDTVYVTRKDGSTLIGAHGMWAKDDFSEYVFYQNSGDFAAPEISQNKK, from the coding sequence ATGATGTTTATCAGAAACATATCATATAAAAAAAATATAGCATACCTTTTTAGTTGTGCTATATTTTTTATCATAATGTCCTGTGAAGAAGATCTGACAAAAAAAGGGGGTAAACAGAGTAAAAATTTCCCGTCGCAGATCATCAACAATGCAAATATTATTCAAAGAGATTCAGGGTTTGTGTCAATGAGGGCTAAAGCACCGATTATTGAGAAATATGAATTGATCGACAGCCCTTATACCGTTGCAAGAAAAGGAATTGACATTCAGTTTTTTGACAAGAAAAAACCAAAAATCCCAGGAACCATTAAAGCCAAATATGCAAAGTTCTACGATTATAAAAAGTTTTATGAAGCAAAAGGCAACGTAAGAATCACAACCAATGAAGGTGATAGATTTGCTATGCAAAGTGTATATTGGGATCAAATGAAAAAAAATATATACACTCACGATACCGTTTATGTAACGCGAAAAGATGGGAGTACTTTAATCGGAGCACACGGAATGTGGGCTAAAGATGATTTTTCCGAGTATGTTTTCTATCAGAATTCTGGAGACTTTGCTGCCCCTGAAATATCTCAAAATAAAAAATAA
- a CDS encoding anhydro-N-acetylmuramic acid kinase, protein MIFHAIGLMSGTSLDGLDICFAKFEKQDYWNFKILKAETIPYPKVWEEQLRNSINLSSVELLELNSEYGFYLGKSVKNFIEKYQLNNVDLVASHGHTVFHQPEKKFTFQIGDGRSIKIETELPVIYDFRSQDVLMGGNGAPLVPIGDELLFSQYNACLNLGGFSNISIKFNNKRIAFDIAPVNIILNKLVQQFNKNFDENGDLARKGKINEELLSKLNSLNFYQQSHPKSLGIEWCNNNVFPLFENIETIDVLATFTEHAAHQISKIFNENQLKNVLFTGGGTYNQYLIEKIKAKTSTEIIIPEKKIIEYKEALIFAFMGVLRFNNEINVLSSATGSSHDHSSGIIA, encoded by the coding sequence ATGATTTTCCATGCAATAGGGTTGATGTCGGGAACAAGTTTAGATGGCCTGGACATTTGTTTTGCTAAATTTGAAAAACAAGATTACTGGAATTTTAAAATTTTAAAAGCAGAAACAATTCCTTACCCTAAAGTTTGGGAAGAACAGCTTAGAAATTCAATCAACCTTTCTTCAGTAGAATTGTTAGAATTAAATTCTGAATATGGTTTTTATTTAGGGAAATCAGTTAAAAATTTCATCGAAAAATATCAGCTTAACAATGTAGATTTAGTTGCTTCTCACGGTCATACGGTTTTTCATCAGCCTGAAAAAAAATTCACCTTTCAAATCGGCGACGGAAGATCCATAAAGATTGAGACGGAATTACCCGTAATTTATGATTTTCGAAGTCAGGATGTTCTGATGGGTGGAAATGGTGCTCCACTTGTGCCAATTGGCGATGAATTATTATTTTCTCAGTACAATGCGTGTCTAAACTTAGGAGGCTTTTCTAATATTTCTATAAAATTTAATAATAAAAGAATTGCTTTCGACATTGCGCCGGTGAATATTATTCTGAATAAACTGGTTCAACAATTCAATAAAAACTTTGATGAAAATGGTGATCTGGCGAGAAAAGGAAAAATTAATGAAGAATTATTATCAAAATTAAATTCATTAAACTTTTATCAGCAATCTCATCCAAAATCTTTAGGAATCGAATGGTGTAATAATAATGTTTTTCCACTATTCGAAAATATTGAAACTATTGATGTTTTGGCAACTTTTACAGAACATGCAGCTCACCAAATTTCAAAAATATTCAATGAAAATCAACTAAAAAATGTTCTTTTTACAGGTGGCGGAACGTATAATCAATATTTAATTGAAAAAATTAAAGCCAAAACAAGTACAGAAATTATTATTCCTGAAAAAAAAATTATTGAATATAAAGAAGCATTAATCTTTGCATTTATGGGAGTTTTAAGGTTCAATAATGAAATTAATGTTCTTTCTTCTGCAACCGGAAGTTCACATGATCATAGTTCAGGGATTATTGCATAA